In Gemmatimonadaceae bacterium, the sequence CAGACTGAAACACCAGGAAAGAAACCAGAGCCACGCTGTTCGAGTACATCGAGGTGTAGTACAATCGGGCGCAGCGGCACTCGAGCCTCGGCTATGTGTCCCCCGCCGAGTTGTATTTTCTGCTCTCGTGGGTGCGGTACCGATAATTGCATCCGACGGTGTACGTGTCTCCCTTCGCATCGATTCGCAATCACCGCTGGATCCGGCTGGGCCCGGGATGCAGGGTGGATCACTCCGTCACCCTGTGGTGCACCTTCCTCAAGGTGGGCAAGTTCGTTGACTTCAATCCGGGAGTGGCTGCGTACGGGCGCGTCGAGATCGGTGACTTCGTGCTGATCGCGCCCAACGTGATGATCGCCGGGGGAAACCACGGAACCGCGAGGATCGAGACCCCGATGTATCTTCAGCGCGACTCGTCGCGTGGGATCGTGATCGAGGACGATGTGTGGATAGGCGCGAACGCCGTGATACTCGACGGAGTGCGCTTTGGCCGCGACGCGATTGCGCGAGTCGGGCTTCTTCGCGCCCCCTGGGCGCGAATGCGCCGAGCCCAGGTTCGCCGCGACTACCGGCGACGGAGGGACGGCCATGCAGAGTCCCCGCGGAGCGAGGGCTCGTTTACGACGAGCGGGCGGTACCCGCTTCCGTGCGCGCACGACTTGCGCGTTGGGGCTACAGTCCGGAGCTGCGCCGGCGAACTCTTCTAAGCTATCGGGAAACTCGCAAGCCACAGCCAATTGGAGTCGGGCGAAGAAAATACTTGTCCATGTTGCGCACCTTTGCAGTATCCGGCTGCAATGCGCTGACTAGCGCACGTATTTCGTCCTCAGATTTGTGATGCTGGTATTGATGCGAACCATAACAGTCAAAGGTATTGAGCTTCGTGTTCTTGAATCGCCGCTTTATGCGCGCCCATGTGGCTTCCCCGGCCAGTCGCGGAATATCGCCTTGTACACAGAAACCGGATTTCTCCAGAAACACCCCAAACCCGGGCACCAGTCGAAGGGCGGCCATGATGCGTGAATAAAGCATGATAAGGCCGAAAGGCATACGCGACAGTACCGCGCGTAATGGTCTATAAACAAGATGAAAGCGCACCCAGCGCACCAATCCTTGGTCATTCAGCGGATAACAATTGAACACAAACTCGCCACCTGGCGCCATCAGCGCATAGAGCGCATGGGCGGTCTTTTCAACTGAGGGGGTGTGTTGAATCACATTATGGCAATAGACAATGCCGTTAATGCTTTTGTCACGCAGGGGGGGGGCATCGATGGAGCACTGAATCACATCCACATTCTTGAATCCGGCAAGATTGCGCTTCACAACATCGTCGACAGCATGCGAAAGATCCATCATGATCACGTGGCTAGCGCCATATTCCGCGAACCACTTGCTCTGTGCGCCGCTGCCCCCCCCTGCATCCACAATCAGCTTACTCTGAAAAACATCGGTCGTGCCGAAGGTATTCGCAACGGTGTGGGAGAGCCAGTTCACCTTGAAGTCGGTAAAGTTGAAATAATTCCATTCATCGCCAAAAGACTCCACGGTCTTGGTGGGCACAAAATCTATAAAACGAGGGATACCGTTGATGATGGGATAACGTTTGCCGGTAGGCGTAACCAGATCACCGGATTGGATGTTGCCGTCAGCATCGGAAACCGCATCGACAAGTTGAAGCGGCGCCTTGGTGACAGGCTCGCAGAGGTAGTCGAGGAGGTTGGGAGTC encodes:
- a CDS encoding acyltransferase, which produces MYVSPFASIRNHRWIRLGPGCRVDHSVTLWCTFLKVGKFVDFNPGVAAYGRVEIGDFVLIAPNVMIAGGNHGTARIETPMYLQRDSSRGIVIEDDVWIGANAVILDGVRFGRDAIARVGLLRAPWARMRRAQVRRDYRRRRDGHAESPRSEGSFTTSGRYPLPCAHDLRVGATVRSCAGELF
- a CDS encoding methyltransferase domain-containing protein; its protein translation is MTPNLLDYLCEPVTKAPLQLVDAVSDADGNIQSGDLVTPTGKRYPIINGIPRFIDFVPTKTVESFGDEWNYFNFTDFKVNWLSHTVANTFGTTDVFQSKLIVDAGGGSGAQSKWFAEYGASHVIMMDLSHAVDDVVKRNLAGFKNVDVIQCSIDAPPLRDKSINGIVYCHNVIQHTPSVEKTAHALYALMAPGGEFVFNCYPLNDQGLVRWVRFHLVYRPLRAVLSRMPFGLIMLYSRIMAALRLVPGFGVFLEKSGFCVQGDIPRLAGEATWARIKRRFKNTKLNTFDCYGSHQYQHHKSEDEIRALVSALQPDTAKVRNMDKYFLRPTPIGCGLRVSR